The Epinephelus lanceolatus isolate andai-2023 chromosome 1, ASM4190304v1, whole genome shotgun sequence genome has a window encoding:
- the fblim1 gene encoding filamin-binding LIM protein 1, translating into MASAAPPKRMVSSVFITLASPHRATVTPQQPVLQAHSAPAKDKQHTAVRVSPSDNIPTVRHKKEDHSQSKPSGSADSTGRTRTGVSARASDPQSPKPAPPGASRGKLQEEGMHAEELFPLPPPPPPAVALLSSPGTSLSEESALPPPPPAQTPLSHPLTPGQQPVYNTEVETSTPSSGLKQDEQSHGIHNNGQDTSGESREVCGFCRKPVALSEPAIEALNRTYHDGCFQCRSCHIPLAGKQYYNKAGIPLCEDCYQASLELCWACGEAITDHVIRALERAYHLTCFTCATCKQQIGELPFAQGEVGEVYCLQDYYRKYAPNCHACNQLIIPKEDGTDSYNVKCLGRSYHENCYRCEVCVIQLSPEPNDHGCYPLDGRLLCKSCHLNLVSAQH; encoded by the exons ATGGCATCAGCAGCTCCACCAAAAAGGATGGTGTCCTCTGTCTTCATCACTCTGGCATCTCCTCACCGAGCCACTGTGACACCGCAGCAGCCCGTCCTCCAGGCTCACAGCGCCCCGGCTAAAGACAAGCAGCACACTGCTGTACGAGTCAGCCCCAGTGACAACATCCCCACCGTCAGACATAAGAAAGAGGACCACTCACAGTCTAAGCCCTCTGGCAGTGCGGACAGCACAGGCCGGACTCGTACAGGTGTCTCCGCCCGAGCTTCAGACCCTCAGAGTCCAAAACCTGCCCCACCTGGAGCCAGCAGAGGAAAGCTGCAAGAAGAGGGCATGCATGCTGAAG AgctcttccctcttcctcctcctcctcctcctgctgttgcATTGCTTTCATCTCCTGGAACATCGCTCTCTGAAGAATCAGCTcttccaccacctcctcctgccCAGACGCCTCTCTCACACCCTCTGACCCCAGGCCAGCAGCCAGTTTACAACACAGAG GTGGAAACAAGCACACCATCTAGTGGGTTGAAACAGGATGAACAATCCCATGGGATCCATAATAACGGCCAAGACACGAGCGGGGAGAGTCGAG AGGTGTGTGGCTTCTGTCGGAAACCCGTGGCTCTCTCTGAACCTGCAATAGAGGCTTTAAACAGGACGTACCATGATGGTTGTTTCCAGTGTAGGTCTTGTCACATTCCCCTGGCTGGTAAACAGTACTACAACAAGGCAGGAATCCCCCTCTGTGAGGACTGCTACCAG GCCAGTCTGGAGCTTTGCTGGGCATGTGGGGAGGCCATCACAGATCATGTGATCCGAGCACTGGAGCGAGCGTACCACCTTACTTGTTTCACCTGTGCAACATGTAAACAGCAAATTGGAGAGCTGCCTTTTGCTCAGGGAGAAGTTGGAGAGGTGTACTGCCTCCAGGACTATTACAG GAAGTATGCTCCGAATTGTCACGCCTGCAACCAGCTAATTATCCCAAAAGAGGATGGTACTGACAGCTATAATGTTAAATGCCTGGGACGCTCCTACCATGAGAACTGCTACAGATGTGAG GTCTGCGTCATCCAGCTCTCTCCTGAACCAAATGACCACGGCTGCTATCCTTTGGATGGTAGGTTGCTTTGCAAATCCTGCCATCTGAACCTGGTCTCTGCCCAGCACTAA